From Hymenobacter sediminicola:
CAGCGAGCTGAGCGGGCTGCGTAGATCGTGAGAAATGATGGAGAAGAGGGTGTCTTTGGTGCGGTTGAGCCGCCCGAGTTCTTCCTTCTGCCGGCTGATAGCCCGGTTCTTTCGCTGCAGCAACCGGTTGATACGCGCCTGCTCCTGCCGGCCTCGGTACAGCGCCGCTACCGCCAGCAGCAGCAGCAACGCCCCAATGGCCAGCCCATTGCGCAGCAGCATCTGGCGGCGCAGGTTAGCCGTCTGAATCTGCCGGTCTTTGGTTAGCAGCTGAATTTCACGCTCCTTTTTTTCGGTTTCGTAGCGGGTTTGCAGTTCGGCAATCTGTGCAGAGCGACGTTCGGCAAACACGCTGTCCTGCAGGGCGGCATACCGGGTCTGAGTTCGTAGAGCCTGCTCAAAATTTTCCTCGCGCCGATAGAGGCTGGTGAGCGTCTGATAAATATTGCTGGTTTGCACAACCGAGCCACCGCGCCGGGCTAGAGGCAGCGCCTGCCGCAGCGCCCGGATTGCGGCTGGACGATTCGTCAACGAGTCCTGCACTACGGCCAATGCCTGGAATCCGGCAGCGCGGCGTGCCGGTGGTGTGGTGTGTGGCAATTGGCTCAGGGCTTGGGTATAAAACCCCATAGCTACTTCGTAGTTGCCGACATCCTCGTAGACACGGCCCGTACTGGCTAGTGCTTCACCGGTGCGGGCACTGTCGCCGAGTTGGCGGGCATCGTTCAGGGAGCGCCGCAGATAGTAGAGCGCGCGGCTGTAGTTGCGAAGCTGGTGGTGAGCCAGCCCAATGGCATTCAGGGCAGCCGTCTGGCCCGTGCGACTATCGGCTTGTTGCCACTCATAATACGCACGCTCATAATTACTTAGCGCCCGCAACCACTGTCCCTGCGTACCATACAGGTCGCCGAGTTGGGTGTATATCTGCGCTAGTCCGGCCGGGTCACGCAGGCTTTCGGTCAGGCGAAGTGCCTGCAAATACGTATCGTGTGCCTGGCCGGTGTCGCCTTGCAAATACTGGGCTTTGGCCAGCAGCCGCATCGACTGGGCCCGGCCTGGAGCGCTATGCAGTTGCTGATATAGGCGCAGGGCCCGCCGAAAGTAGCGCAGAGCCTGTTCGTACTGCTGCTGCTCCTGTTGCGCTTCGCCAATAGCCAGGTAAGCGGCAGCAACCTCGCTGGTTGGGCCACTCACGGCCGCCAGATGTAACGCCTGTTCCGCCTGTAGCTGCGCTGCCGCCGGATTGAGCGGCAACAGCTGTTCGCTCCGTTGTAGATACCGAGACACCGAATTAGTGCCATCGGCGCGTTGGGCCGTGCTGCTATCCGGCAGCAGCCACAGTACTATCCCCAGCAGTAACTGCAAGAGCCGAACAGGTAGCGCACGTACGAACCAAGGCTGCATCGGGATAAAAAAATAGCAGAAGTACTCCGCGCACGAAATGAGCTCGGGCTGCAATTCCGAGGAAGATAAGTAACTATAGGCTAATTCACGTCGCATGTAGCAGGCAATTGCAGGCATAGCAGTCGGCACTGTAGCATGTGTACTTCTAGCTGGCTCTTGCTACCTGGCTGGTTAGCTGTTTACCCACGCGGCCTTGCCTAACCTCCTCATTACTGCACTGTTGCTCGCGCTTCTATTAAAACGCGCTTCTTTTCAGAACGTTGTAGTGCAGGCTATTTGTATACGAGGCATACTGGCACGTCAGGCCGTTTCCTTGGCACGCCATAGCCGCCACCAAGGCAAATACGGCTGGTCGTGGTGTTCGTAATGATACCCGAAAAAGTAGCAGCTCACAAAGGCCCAGGCGTGGTGCCGGAACTGGCTGCGGGACTTATGAGCGTTATCAGGCGCATGGCTACCCCGGTGTGGCAGGTAGGTTCCGAAAAAGAAGAGCTGCAACGTCGCCAGCACGGCCGGAATCATCCAGAAGGCAATAACATTGGCTTGCGGAAAATATAGCTTGAGCACGTTGTAGGTAGCTGCCATCAGCACTATCTGCCACCACGTTACATAGTTCCAGGCGAAGCGGGCAAACCACGGCAAGAACCCGGCGTGCTGCCCGTCATGAAAATCGGGGTCCTCCTCGGTGGCTACATGGCGGTGGTGGGCATGATGCTTGGGCAACATGCGCGGAAACCAGTTGTAGGCAAACAGGCCGGCCGCCAGTGTGCCTAGCGCGTTGTTCAGGCGCTGGTTGGAACTCACCACACCGTGCATGGCATCATGAGCGGTGATGAACAGGCCAGTATAGAGGTGAGTTTGGAGCAACACCAGCAGATAAGGCCACGGCGTGGTCCAGTCGGGTTGGTAGAACGCCAGCAGAAATGTGAGCAACGCCGCCCAAAGCCCTATTACTCCTAATGCCACAACTACGCCCTTGCGGCCCAACGGAGCAGGACGCACGCGCTTCGTGGCGCTGCCAGGCAGAGAAACGGATGAGGAAATGGCTTGGAGCATAACGAGGATGCAAAGGAACAAACGGCCGGCTGAATACGTGCCACTGCCCAGGATCTACATTCGCTACAGCATCAGCAATGCGTCCCGCACCTGCTCCATCAGCCACATGGGCGTGCTGGTGGCCCCACAGATTCCTACCGACTGACCGGGCTGAAACCACTCAGCGCGTAGCTCATCCGTGCTGGAAATAAAGTGGGTTTGCGGGTTTG
This genomic window contains:
- a CDS encoding fatty acid desaturase; the encoded protein is MLQAISSSVSLPGSATKRVRPAPLGRKGVVVALGVIGLWAALLTFLLAFYQPDWTTPWPYLLVLLQTHLYTGLFITAHDAMHGVVSSNQRLNNALGTLAAGLFAYNWFPRMLPKHHAHHRHVATEEDPDFHDGQHAGFLPWFARFAWNYVTWWQIVLMAATYNVLKLYFPQANVIAFWMIPAVLATLQLFFFGTYLPHRGSHAPDNAHKSRSQFRHHAWAFVSCYFFGYHYEHHDQPYLPWWRLWRAKETA
- a CDS encoding tetratricopeptide repeat-containing sensor histidine kinase; protein product: MQLLLGIVLWLLPDSSTAQRADGTNSVSRYLQRSEQLLPLNPAAAQLQAEQALHLAAVSGPTSEVAAAYLAIGEAQQEQQQYEQALRYFRRALRLYQQLHSAPGRAQSMRLLAKAQYLQGDTGQAHDTYLQALRLTESLRDPAGLAQIYTQLGDLYGTQGQWLRALSNYERAYYEWQQADSRTGQTAALNAIGLAHHQLRNYSRALYYLRRSLNDARQLGDSARTGEALASTGRVYEDVGNYEVAMGFYTQALSQLPHTTPPARRAAGFQALAVVQDSLTNRPAAIRALRQALPLARRGGSVVQTSNIYQTLTSLYRREENFEQALRTQTRYAALQDSVFAERRSAQIAELQTRYETEKKEREIQLLTKDRQIQTANLRRQMLLRNGLAIGALLLLLAVAALYRGRQEQARINRLLQRKNRAISRQKEELGRLNRTKDTLFSIISHDLRSPLSSLYSMFSLMTMGTLSPERMAMHTERLGRTLDVTLRLLDNLLNWSASQMQNDKIQPEKIYLQGVTEEALALLLSDAERKSILFLTDLPDSCVVRADLNMVRLVLRNLIGNAIKFTPQNGSITISARQLQNAQWEISVADTGVGISPQDAAKIFGAQGHHTTLGTAHEKGTGLGLRLCKEFVERNGGHISFESTPGKGSTFRFSLPAAAPEMLPLLPPSHSATVAAVG